Proteins encoded by one window of Candidatus Eisenbacteria bacterium:
- a CDS encoding type IV pilus twitching motility protein PilT encodes MLTLRQLLDEMTTKRASDLHLTAGVPPMFRVDGLLTPTEYDVLTPEATAGLAYSVMSDEQRKRFETTKELDFSFGVKNLARFRSNVFLQRGVVSMAVRMIPYEILQMEKLGLPPVVREFTNRHKGMVLITGPTGSGKSTTLASMLDKINGARQSHIMTIEDPIEYIHHHKKSIVNQREIGADTESFPKALKYVLRQDPDIILIGEMRDLETIEAALTIAETGHLVFATLHTNSTYEAINRIVDVFPSDQQRQIYTQLAFTLEGVVTQQLIPKSRGTGRVMCAEVLVCTPAIKAVIREGKTHQIYSLMQAGQKYGMQTMNQALLQATHDKQLSPEDALERSADRPELEQMLGKVGRMAA; translated from the coding sequence GTGTTGACCCTTCGGCAGCTGCTCGACGAGATGACGACCAAGCGGGCGTCCGATCTGCACCTCACGGCCGGCGTCCCGCCGATGTTCCGCGTCGACGGGCTGCTGACGCCGACCGAGTACGACGTCCTGACACCCGAAGCGACCGCCGGGCTCGCGTACAGCGTGATGTCCGACGAGCAGCGCAAGCGCTTCGAGACCACGAAGGAGCTGGACTTCTCGTTCGGCGTCAAGAACCTGGCGCGGTTTCGCTCCAACGTGTTCCTGCAGCGCGGCGTGGTTTCGATGGCCGTCCGCATGATCCCGTACGAAATTCTGCAGATGGAGAAGCTCGGACTGCCGCCGGTGGTGCGCGAGTTCACGAACCGCCACAAGGGCATGGTGCTGATCACCGGGCCGACCGGCAGCGGCAAGAGCACGACGCTCGCCTCGATGCTGGACAAGATCAACGGCGCGCGGCAGAGCCACATCATGACGATCGAAGATCCGATCGAGTACATCCATCACCACAAGAAGTCGATCGTCAATCAGCGCGAGATCGGCGCCGACACCGAGTCGTTCCCGAAAGCGCTCAAGTACGTGCTGCGCCAGGACCCCGACATCATCCTGATCGGTGAAATGCGCGACTTGGAGACCATCGAGGCCGCACTGACGATCGCCGAGACCGGTCACCTGGTGTTCGCGACGCTCCACACCAACTCCACCTACGAAGCGATCAACCGCATCGTCGACGTCTTCCCGTCCGATCAGCAGCGTCAGATCTACACCCAGCTGGCCTTCACGCTTGAGGGCGTGGTGACGCAGCAGCTGATCCCGAAGAGTCGCGGCACCGGGCGCGTGATGTGCGCCGAGGTGCTGGTGTGCACGCCCGCGATCAAGGCGGTCATCCGCGAAGGCAAGACGCACCAGATCTACAGCCTCATGCAGGCCGGTCAGAAGTACGGCATGCAGACCATGAACCAGGCGCTCCTCCAGGCGACGCACGACA